One Phoenix dactylifera cultivar Barhee BC4 chromosome 8, palm_55x_up_171113_PBpolish2nd_filt_p, whole genome shotgun sequence genomic window carries:
- the LOC103710991 gene encoding ubiquitin carboxyl-terminal hydrolase 17-like isoform X1: MPHRGDLGLPGAAMVALLLGPLLALLLRRRWRLAAARREEVMRLAQLAAEEATRAEEEAAVLAYSPITAATAAGRGPRTAQCAVCYSPTTTRCSRCKAVRYCSGKCQIIHWRQGHKDECHPPQVDDYYNGQVIVSNLMEVKARQPDLHNDNLEIEGKSKKEPIVTSPERPSSESNFSSEAFSESEFADTSGTESSSDSFTENSSSSCSTTSGSEKASASEDPSLLHNASMGEPYSKDPTQHMADVTKVAPEFSSVTSSVHSICCTSNFQQRPSNSRTEKVAHKSGGPFSTSIIGSDNCTDAKPCEDAGVCQDALVDSTVAQISGDVGSINSQLSQQGNANWLGEKSQMHISSKLSNQASPCQTISAAEKLSCESAPLEGTVQSDHTKLTALGTVASGQRNDVWSLQSRELKSQSSASADHASSSGRVHYVSPDGSLKVENAPKVRVKLSENTAVPNGSSDFKTSVRKVVQQLKSSKVSMHHPSAFGSDISRKYKMLFPYDYFVKLYNCDKVELRPFGLTNCGNSCYANAVLQSLAFTRPLTAYLLQGLHSKACMFSLCQRREWCFTCEFESLLMKAKQGQSPLSPTGILSHIHKIGSHLGHGREEDAHEFLRHAIDAMHSVCLKEAGSYAVGPLAEETSLIQLTFGGYLRSKIRCMRCWGKSERHERMMDLTVEIQGNIGTLEEALRKFTATEILDGENKYHCNRCKSYERAKKKLTVLDAPNILTIALKRFQVNVHKSGKFGKLNKAVRFPEYLDLAPYMSGTNDKSPVYRLYAVVVHLDVMNAAFSGHYVCYVKSTQGKWYKTDDSMVKQVELESVLSKNAYMLLYARCSPHAPSLIRNTISQGQVKSKKSQCKEAVCSEPIGEKARSNSVISHHASSVVQHTGEDHPYQTTNNHFSCEPYNLFSERSLFPKTDSSSDSSSLLSCSDEGSWSTESTRYSTSTDEYSEYIFGESDHYNWNSPLRFSEDSNGYTHSPVNLRLTSEIVSNGHMSDRFKSSILASNIASSYQEDGRRVNAAKLWSRASSGR; this comes from the exons CTCAGGTAAATGCCAGATAATCCATTGGAGACAAGGGCACAAGGATGAATGCCATCCCCCACAAGTTGATGATTACTATAATGGCCAAGTAATTGTCTCCAATTTGATGGAAGTAAAAGCTCGACAACCTGATTTACATAATGACAATCTGgaaattgaaggaaaatcaaagaaagaacCCATTGTGACATCCCCTGAGAGACCATCATCTGAATCCAACTTCTCTTCTGAAGCTTTTAGTGAGAGTGAATTTGCAGATACATCTGGAACAGAAAGCTCTTCCGATTCTTTCACTGAAAATTCATCATCTAGCTGCTCTACAACCTCTGGCTCAGAGAAGGCTTCTGCTAGTGAGGACCCCAGTTTACTTCATAATGCAAGTATGGGAGAACCTTACAGCAAGGATCCTACTCAGCACATGGCAGACGTAACTAAAGTTGCTCCTGAATTTTCTAGTGTGACCTCATCTGTACATAGTATTTGTTGCACTAGTAACTTTCAGCAAAGGCCATCCAATTCTAGAACTGAAAAGGTTGCCCACAAGTCAGGTGGTCCTTTTAGCACAAGCATCATTGGTTCTGACAATTGCACAGATGCTAAGCCTTGTGAAGATGCTGGTGTATGTCAGGATGCTCTTGTTGATTCAACCGTGGCTCAAATCTCTGGTGATGTTGGATCCATTAATTCCCAATTAAGTCAACAGGGTAATGCCAATTGGTTGGGTGAAAAATCACAAATGCATATCTCGTCCAAACTCTCCAACCAGGCTTCACCTTGTCAAACAATTTCTGCAGCTGAAAAACTGTCTTGTGAATCTGCTCCATTGGAAGGTACAGTGCAATCTGACCATACAAAATTGACAGCTTTGGGTACTGTCGCTAGTGGGCAGCGCAATGATGTATGGTCACTGCAGTCTAGAGAGTTGAAATCGCAGTCTTCTGCTTCTGCTGATCATGCATCTTCTAGTGGCAGAGTGCACTATGTATCACCTGATGGATCTTTGAAGGTGGAAAATGCTCCTAAAGTTCGTGTAAAATTATCTGAAAATACAGCTGTACCAAATGGAAGTAGTGACTTTAAAACATCTGTTCGGAAAGTTGTTCAGCAGTTGAAGTCTTCAAAAGTTTCAATGCATCATCCATCTGCTTTTGGAAGTGATATATCAAGAAAGTACAAG ATGCTTTTTCCATATGATTACTTTGTCAAGCTTTACAACTGTGACAAAGTGGAGTTGCGTCCTTTTGGTCTTACTAACTGTGGAAATAG CTGCTATGCAAATGCTGTGCTCCAGAGCTTGGCATTCACCCGGCCACTCACAGCTTATCTTCTTCAAGGACTTCATTCGAAAGCATGCATGTTTTCCCTCT GCCAAAGGAGAGAGTGGTGTTTTACATGTGAATTTGAAAGTCTCCTTATGAAGGCAAAACAAGGACAGTCTCCCTTATCCCCCACTGGGATACTCTCTCATATACACAAAATCGGAAGTCATCTAGGTcatgggagagaggaagatgctcatgaatttcttaG ACATGCCATTGATGCGATGCATTCTGTGTGCCTTAAGGAAGCTGGATCATATGCAGTTGGCCCATTGGCTGAAGAGACTAGCCTTATACAACTAACCTTTGGTGGTTACCTTCGATCAAAG ATAAGGTGCATGAGGTGCTGGGGCAAATCTGAACGACATGAGCGGATGATGGATCTGACTGTAGAAATACAGGGGAATATTGGAACCCTTGAAGAAGCTCTTAGAAAATTCACAGCTACCGAAATTTTAGATGGGGAGAATAAATACCATTGTAACAG ATGCAAATCATATGAGCGAGCAAAAAAGAAACTGACCGTATTGGATGCCCCTAATATCCTGACAATTGCCCTGAAACGATTTCAGGTAAATGTCCATAAG TCTGGTAAATTTGGCAAGCTCAACAAAGCTGTTAGGTTCCCTGAGTATCTGGATCTAGCTCCTTACATGAGTGGAACAAATGATAAGTCCCCAGTATACAGGCTTTATGCGGTGGTTGTTCATCTGGATGTCATGAATGCTGCTTTTTCCGGCCACTATGTATGTTACGTGAAGAGTACACAAGGAAAGTGGTACAAGACGGATGATAGCATG GTAAAACAGGTGGAACTTGAGAGCGTCTTATCAAAAAATGCATACATGCTTCTTTATGCAAG GTGCTCACCGCATGCCCCAAGCTTGATAAGGAACACAATCTCCCAAGGCCAGGTAAAGAGTAAGAAGAGCCAGTGCAAGGAAGCTGTTTGTTCTGAGCCCATAGGAGAGAAAGCAAGGTCCAATTCTGTGATCTCGCACCATGCTTCATCAGTTGTGCAGCACACTGGAGAAGATCACCCCTACCAGACCACCAATAACCATTTCAGCTGCGAACCATACAATCTGTTCAGTGAAAGGTCTCTGTTTCCCAAGACGGATTCTTCCAGCGACagctcctctcttctcagcTGCTCGGATGAAGGCTCCTGGAGCACTGAGAGCACCAGGTACTCTACCAGCACCGACGAGTATTCTGAGTACATATTTGGAGAGTCAGATCATTACAACTGGAATAGCCCTCTAAGATTCTCTGAGGATTCAAATGGTTACACTCATTCCCCAGTAAACTTGAGACTTACTTCAGAAATTGTCTCAAATGGGCATATGTCAGATCGCTTTAAGAGCAGTATTCTGGCATCAAACATTGCTTCCTCATACCAAGAAGATGGCCGTCGTGTGAATGCTGCTAAGTTATGGAGCAGAGCGTCCAGTGGTCGGTAG
- the LOC103710991 gene encoding ubiquitin carboxyl-terminal hydrolase 17-like isoform X2, with protein sequence MPHRGDLGLPGAAMVALLLGPLLALLLRRRWRLAAARREEVMRLAQLAAEEATRAEEEAAVLAYSPITAATAAGRGPRTAQCAVCYSPTTTRCSRCKAVRYCSGKCQIIHWRQGHKDECHPPQVDDYYNGQVIVSNLMEVKARQPDLHNDNLEIEGKSKKEPIVTSPERPSSESNFSSEAFSESEFADTSGTESSSDSFTENSSSSCSTTSGSEKASASEDPSLLHNASMGEPYSKDPTQHMADVTKVAPEFSSVTSSVHSICCTSNFQQRPSNSRTEKVAHKSGGPFSTSIIGSDNCTDAKPCEDAGVCQDALVDSTVAQISGDVGSINSQLSQQGNANWLGEKSQMHISSKLSNQASPCQTISAAEKLSCESAPLEGTVQSDHTKLTALGTVASGQRNDVWSLQSRELKSQSSASADHASSSGRVHYVSPDGSLKVENAPKVRVKLSENTAVPNGSSDFKTSVRKVVQQLKSSKVSMHHPSAFGSDISRKYKMLFPYDYFVKLYNCDKVELRPFGLTNCGNSCYANAVLQSLAFTRPLTAYLLQGLHSKACQRREWCFTCEFESLLMKAKQGQSPLSPTGILSHIHKIGSHLGHGREEDAHEFLRHAIDAMHSVCLKEAGSYAVGPLAEETSLIQLTFGGYLRSKIRCMRCWGKSERHERMMDLTVEIQGNIGTLEEALRKFTATEILDGENKYHCNRCKSYERAKKKLTVLDAPNILTIALKRFQVNVHKSGKFGKLNKAVRFPEYLDLAPYMSGTNDKSPVYRLYAVVVHLDVMNAAFSGHYVCYVKSTQGKWYKTDDSMVKQVELESVLSKNAYMLLYARCSPHAPSLIRNTISQGQVKSKKSQCKEAVCSEPIGEKARSNSVISHHASSVVQHTGEDHPYQTTNNHFSCEPYNLFSERSLFPKTDSSSDSSSLLSCSDEGSWSTESTRYSTSTDEYSEYIFGESDHYNWNSPLRFSEDSNGYTHSPVNLRLTSEIVSNGHMSDRFKSSILASNIASSYQEDGRRVNAAKLWSRASSGR encoded by the exons CTCAGGTAAATGCCAGATAATCCATTGGAGACAAGGGCACAAGGATGAATGCCATCCCCCACAAGTTGATGATTACTATAATGGCCAAGTAATTGTCTCCAATTTGATGGAAGTAAAAGCTCGACAACCTGATTTACATAATGACAATCTGgaaattgaaggaaaatcaaagaaagaacCCATTGTGACATCCCCTGAGAGACCATCATCTGAATCCAACTTCTCTTCTGAAGCTTTTAGTGAGAGTGAATTTGCAGATACATCTGGAACAGAAAGCTCTTCCGATTCTTTCACTGAAAATTCATCATCTAGCTGCTCTACAACCTCTGGCTCAGAGAAGGCTTCTGCTAGTGAGGACCCCAGTTTACTTCATAATGCAAGTATGGGAGAACCTTACAGCAAGGATCCTACTCAGCACATGGCAGACGTAACTAAAGTTGCTCCTGAATTTTCTAGTGTGACCTCATCTGTACATAGTATTTGTTGCACTAGTAACTTTCAGCAAAGGCCATCCAATTCTAGAACTGAAAAGGTTGCCCACAAGTCAGGTGGTCCTTTTAGCACAAGCATCATTGGTTCTGACAATTGCACAGATGCTAAGCCTTGTGAAGATGCTGGTGTATGTCAGGATGCTCTTGTTGATTCAACCGTGGCTCAAATCTCTGGTGATGTTGGATCCATTAATTCCCAATTAAGTCAACAGGGTAATGCCAATTGGTTGGGTGAAAAATCACAAATGCATATCTCGTCCAAACTCTCCAACCAGGCTTCACCTTGTCAAACAATTTCTGCAGCTGAAAAACTGTCTTGTGAATCTGCTCCATTGGAAGGTACAGTGCAATCTGACCATACAAAATTGACAGCTTTGGGTACTGTCGCTAGTGGGCAGCGCAATGATGTATGGTCACTGCAGTCTAGAGAGTTGAAATCGCAGTCTTCTGCTTCTGCTGATCATGCATCTTCTAGTGGCAGAGTGCACTATGTATCACCTGATGGATCTTTGAAGGTGGAAAATGCTCCTAAAGTTCGTGTAAAATTATCTGAAAATACAGCTGTACCAAATGGAAGTAGTGACTTTAAAACATCTGTTCGGAAAGTTGTTCAGCAGTTGAAGTCTTCAAAAGTTTCAATGCATCATCCATCTGCTTTTGGAAGTGATATATCAAGAAAGTACAAG ATGCTTTTTCCATATGATTACTTTGTCAAGCTTTACAACTGTGACAAAGTGGAGTTGCGTCCTTTTGGTCTTACTAACTGTGGAAATAG CTGCTATGCAAATGCTGTGCTCCAGAGCTTGGCATTCACCCGGCCACTCACAGCTTATCTTCTTCAAGGACTTCATTCGAAAGCAT GCCAAAGGAGAGAGTGGTGTTTTACATGTGAATTTGAAAGTCTCCTTATGAAGGCAAAACAAGGACAGTCTCCCTTATCCCCCACTGGGATACTCTCTCATATACACAAAATCGGAAGTCATCTAGGTcatgggagagaggaagatgctcatgaatttcttaG ACATGCCATTGATGCGATGCATTCTGTGTGCCTTAAGGAAGCTGGATCATATGCAGTTGGCCCATTGGCTGAAGAGACTAGCCTTATACAACTAACCTTTGGTGGTTACCTTCGATCAAAG ATAAGGTGCATGAGGTGCTGGGGCAAATCTGAACGACATGAGCGGATGATGGATCTGACTGTAGAAATACAGGGGAATATTGGAACCCTTGAAGAAGCTCTTAGAAAATTCACAGCTACCGAAATTTTAGATGGGGAGAATAAATACCATTGTAACAG ATGCAAATCATATGAGCGAGCAAAAAAGAAACTGACCGTATTGGATGCCCCTAATATCCTGACAATTGCCCTGAAACGATTTCAGGTAAATGTCCATAAG TCTGGTAAATTTGGCAAGCTCAACAAAGCTGTTAGGTTCCCTGAGTATCTGGATCTAGCTCCTTACATGAGTGGAACAAATGATAAGTCCCCAGTATACAGGCTTTATGCGGTGGTTGTTCATCTGGATGTCATGAATGCTGCTTTTTCCGGCCACTATGTATGTTACGTGAAGAGTACACAAGGAAAGTGGTACAAGACGGATGATAGCATG GTAAAACAGGTGGAACTTGAGAGCGTCTTATCAAAAAATGCATACATGCTTCTTTATGCAAG GTGCTCACCGCATGCCCCAAGCTTGATAAGGAACACAATCTCCCAAGGCCAGGTAAAGAGTAAGAAGAGCCAGTGCAAGGAAGCTGTTTGTTCTGAGCCCATAGGAGAGAAAGCAAGGTCCAATTCTGTGATCTCGCACCATGCTTCATCAGTTGTGCAGCACACTGGAGAAGATCACCCCTACCAGACCACCAATAACCATTTCAGCTGCGAACCATACAATCTGTTCAGTGAAAGGTCTCTGTTTCCCAAGACGGATTCTTCCAGCGACagctcctctcttctcagcTGCTCGGATGAAGGCTCCTGGAGCACTGAGAGCACCAGGTACTCTACCAGCACCGACGAGTATTCTGAGTACATATTTGGAGAGTCAGATCATTACAACTGGAATAGCCCTCTAAGATTCTCTGAGGATTCAAATGGTTACACTCATTCCCCAGTAAACTTGAGACTTACTTCAGAAATTGTCTCAAATGGGCATATGTCAGATCGCTTTAAGAGCAGTATTCTGGCATCAAACATTGCTTCCTCATACCAAGAAGATGGCCGTCGTGTGAATGCTGCTAAGTTATGGAGCAGAGCGTCCAGTGGTCGGTAG